The genome window TTTTGGATCAGGTCCTGGTGTTTTtctgctgcagggacactccGTGCCTGGGGAGCCCCAAAGAGCTCTGCTCACCCTCCCGAGGGGATCACAGGGATGTGTTCTCCCCACTGCCCTCTTCCTGAGTGCTGTTAAATCCTTCCTGTGACCGGGACTCAAAGTCTGAGGGCTGAGCCACAGATCTGCTCACCAGCCTGGAAACATCCCACATGTAAAGCTCAGCTGCACTGTGAGCTCCCACAATCTCAGCCCCCTGAGCTCCCATCACCTGCTCTGCTTCCAGCCCAGGATTTTAACCCAAATCCCCACTTTCCACTAGAATTTCAGCCAAGATGAAGCTGTATCTCCACTCAAGAGAGCTGCTGAGAGCTTTGCAGCCAAAGAAGACAAGTGGCAgaaaggggaatggctttaaacggagtaggtttagatgggattttAGAATAAATTCCTCtgtgtgagggtggtgaggccttGCTGAGCTTTCACccaccaggagccccaggccctgctgcccagggctgctgtccctgcacccccagccctgcccgtgccacccCCTGATCCCTCTCTGCACACCCGGGATGGCCTCGGGCCCATGGGGTAACTCAGCCCGCCTGGATAATGCAAATCATGGGCTCAATAACCACCGGCAATTAGTGCCATTAGCAGTGCCACCATCTCCAGCTCCCTGGGCGTTCTGGgggcggcgggcccggcccctCCCGGCTGAGCTCAGCTCTGACGCGGGCCCTGCCGAGGATGCTCTTACTCACACCGTGCCCTCCTCACGTcacggagcagcagcagcagcagcgccctGCCCAGAGGAGCGGGCTGGCTCCAagctccctgttccctggaaggGCACGTTCCCAAACCCCGCAGCTGCTGGGGCCGGCAGCATCTGCCGCTGGGAGCAGGTGACACAcgctccccagccctccctgtcaCCCCGGGCAAGGGCTGGGTCTGCCCTGCCTTCCCCCATCCACGGTTCGGGGTTTTAGTCTCTGATCTCAGCTGAACACCCCCGGGCAGGGCAGCACCTTTGGAGCGACTGGTGAGGGACTGGGGCCTGTGGGCCCTGGCATCAAACCCCTCTGCAAGGGGATCGCAGCCGGGCCCTGGCATCAAACCCCTCTGCGAGGGGATCGCAGAGCTGGTCCTGGCTGCAAACCCTTCGGGAAGGGGGTCCCAGCCAGATTCTGGCTGCAAACCCCTCTGCAAGGGGATCCCAGAGCTGGTTCTGCCTGCAAATGCCTCTGGAAGGGGATACCAGCCCGAGCCCTGGCATCAAACCCCTCGGGAAGGGGGTCCCAGCCAGGTTCTGGCTGCAAACCCCTCTGCAAGGGGGTCCCATGCGGGCCCTGGCATCAAACGCGTCTGGAAGGGGGTCCCAGCCCGGGGGCTCGGCCTGGCCATGGAGCCGGCCGGGGCTGtggaaggaaggaggagcagggcaggaaccGGCTGGACCCGTTCCGCCGGTGCCATCGGGAAGGGTGACTGTGAGTGGCACGCCAACCATCGTGTCCAGTCCCTGAGGAATGCGCCCCGGATCGTCAGGGGAGCACTCCTGGGTGAGTCACGGCACGGACACGCGGCTTTAGCCGGGATTTCAGCCCAAGCCTCCTCTAATTGCATATTACTAGAGGGATACTCACAGTAATCAGCTGTTCCAGCCACGCCAGCACggggggaagggaggagggCTGCAGGGGTGTCcgtccctccagcccctccttgGATTACAAGGCACAAATATAGGGCACGCAAACAGCCCCGCAGCGCTGCCTTCCCTTTGAAGGCACGGTGACACTGCTCCGGCCGGGCCCGGGCTTCGATAGCGGCCAGATAAGGAGGGTAAACACGCCGTGGTGGTGGAGGGGGCAAGGATCAACCACTCCAGGCAGCCGGGGCTGTGttctgtccccatcctgtgcGAAGGGAGGTGGGAACCGCCGGGCAAGGGGAAAGGAGCGAGCTGCTGGCAGTGAAAACgtgagctcagggctggcagtgaaaaTGCGAGCTCTGCGCTGGCAGAAAATGCGAGTTCTCACCTGCACGGGGAGAGATAACACATCTCACACCGCCCTGCGCCTCCGCGGGCGCCGCTCCAGCCTCTGCCCGCTCCGGAGCCGCCCTCCAGCCCTCATCCCTCCCTGTAATGTCACTGTTTCcccatccctcatccatccatccatccatcccaggaATGACGCTGTTCCCCCAGCCTCATCCATCTGGGAATGTCACTGTTTCCCCATCCTAAATCCATCCCAGGAATGTCACTGTTCCTCCAGCCCTCATCCATCTGGGAATGTCACTGTTTCCCCAGCTCTCATCCCTCCCGGGAATGGCCCTATCTCCCCCTGGCATCCCACTGATCCCCCTGGCGGGACGGGCAGGCTTTGGGGTGCAGGGGAGCAAGGACACCCCGTCCTTGGCCTCTCCCTTGTGCAACACCTCCAGGCTGCGGTGACAAGGCAATCgatttcttttcctcctctcctcaggaAACGCCTCTGCCCTGGCTGTCAGTCATCCCCCTGAGCACCTCGGGATGCCAGCGGAGGATTTCAATCAAATTTGTCAGAGCTGGAATGCGTGTCCGGGCGCGGGGATCCGCCCCGGTGAGCGAGCAGCAGCCCGGCAGCCGCTCGGGCACGTGTGGGTCATTCCcggagagcaggagcagggaagagcAGGATCCGGGAGCTTGGGGCAGGCTGGAATGCCGCGgagcaggcaggagcctctGCAGGAGCTGATCTGCTCTTGGGGTGGCTCGGGAGGGATGGGAATGCCTGGGCTGCTCACTCCAGGCTGCATCCAAGAGGTGAGAGAAGGTGGTTGTCGGGGAAATCACGGAGCTGCTGGCCTGTGTTTAGAGCTGAACAGAACAAATACTCCACgtacagaggggaaaaaagcttttccaaGGTTCCTCTGCCTGTGCACACAACAGGTTCTACAGCCaggggtgctgggcactggaacaggctccccagagaagtggtcacagcacgaGTCTGCCAGAGGTCAGGACGGGTTTGGAAACCCTCAGAAGCACATTGGGGTTGTCCTTGATGCTCTGCGTGGCTCCACTCCAAGCCAGGGCATTCCACAGATCCACAGGAGCTCAAACCCTCGGTggagcaggaaaagctgagctggtccggcagcagggctgggagatgggaTCAGAGTGAGGGACAGAGCAGAATCCTCACCTTcagcctgccctgtgccatCCTGGGGcaagcagggagctgtgggacaggcaggaggctgtgccagcccagggacaggcattgggcctgtgccaccctggggcAGGCATTAGGATTGTGCTGCCATCCTTGGGGcaggcactggggctgtgccatCCTTGGGGcaggcactggggctgtgctgccatcccTGGGACAGGCATTGGGGCTGTGCCATCCTGGGGCAGGCattggggctgtgctgccatcccTGGGACAGGCATTGGGGCTGTGCCATCCTGGGGCAGGCattggggctgtgctgccatcccTGGGACAGGCattggggctgtgctgccatccTGGGACAGGCATTGGGGCTGTGCCATCCTGGGACAGGCATTGGGGCTGTGCCATCCTAGGGCAGACAGAGGGctgtgggacagacagggggcTGTGCCATCCTTGGGGCAGGCATTGGGGCTGTGCCATCCTTGGGGCAGGCATTGGGGCTGTGCCATCCTGGGGCAGGCattggggctgtgctgccataCCTGGGACAGGCATTGCGGCTGTGCCATCCTGGGGCAGGCATTGGGGCTGTGCCATCCCGGGCAGACAGGcagggggctgtgccagccccgggcagcccagcccggcccggcagcCCTCGGGGAAGGGACACATCAATGGAGCGTTTGTCCCGTGCTTGGCAGCGGGCGCCGAGCCCCGAGCGCGGCTATAAATGGCAGGGGAGGCACACAGACAGGCTGTTCTCTCCTCCgctgcagcccaggagcagccttCACAGCcgggacgaggaggaggaggaggaggagggcagccagggggaAGCGCTGGCACGCTGCAAGGGAAAAGCTGCACAGAGATAAAATGGAATGGAAGCGACGAGCTGGGTCTAGCGAGCCGCCCGCACGGAGCTGGTGCCACCCGGGCACGgggccaggctggaggcagCGGGGCTGCAGCAAGATGCTTCTTGCATGCTGGAGTCAGGACAAATTCCTGCCGTTTCAGTGGGCTTGGAGCACGGCCAGGTGTCCTTCCAGGAGaaaaagctgcagctgcagcagccgcaggcagccccaggagcGCTGCGGGGCTGCGTGGTTTGGACGCTCCtgcagcagaggggctgtgggcaCACGCAGCACCGTGCCACTGTGCCACCAGCCCTGgccacagagctgggcactgcccaggccacGGCTGCACCTCGGGACTGCATTCACGGCCCTGAAGGAACAGCCGGCCCTGAGCTCAGAGCCAGGCTCAGGGGAGCAccgcagcagcacctgggcctggactgcacccagcacagcctcaggcACGGCCTGACTGATCCACCACCCCTCGGCTCAAAGGGGAAAATAATGACAGACTACAGGCTGTGAGAAAATatatagggtttttttttatttgacaaTTAACAAAAGAGGGATGGGAATCTGGGCTGTAAACATTGATAGCTTCTTTCTGATCACAACGAGTACTTTCCACCAACATCCCTTTGTATGCTCTGATCCACCCAACAATGCCCAGCCAACTCTGTCAGGGCTtttgctgctctgctcagggtcACAAATCCAGAGGCAGCTCATccaccacacacccacagcaggagcagcacccacaCAGGAGACAGCTGACGGACTAAGGTACCTCAGAGCTGCCTCCATAGGTGAGGGACGCTTGGAAAGGGCAGGAGATCATGCTGGGCTTGggccagaaacagggaaacagcTCTAAATCCAGCAGGTCTGAGAGAAATGAGCCCTGCAAAAGGCAGAGCCTGCccaagcagggacagggacagagcctgcccaagcagggacagggacagtggcagtgccagcctggccagaacaccccagccctgccgtCAGAGGGAAGCTTTGGCCCAGGACTGTGAAGAtttggagctgcagagccagcaaGTCTGTCCCAAAGAGGGACTGGCACATCGTCAGCTCCATTGTTGCAGTGGAACCAGAACTGCCTGGAGCTTGACAGGGGGAAGTGAAACCTCCTCTGGGGCtggagggcagccagggctggaggagctgcacccagctgccagccctgtcaCCCGCAGCACACAGCTTTTCCTGGGACACAGCCCTCCCCAGAACACAGCTTTTCCTGGGACTGAAccctcccagcctcagcctctccggctccaggaggaaCCACCCTGCAGGTGGGTCAGAACcaagcccaagggctccaggcACCTCTtgctgctctcagcagcagggatggagccatgcagagccagcagggagggTTCTGGTGCCACCctcgctctgcagcagcagggaaaggcaaaATGCACAACTCCAAAGAACAGAGTTTAAAACAGAAACCTCCCCGAGCTGACACAGCCACAGcgctccccagggctcagagctgctctggactCAGGAAAATCCCTtccaggggctcagcctgcctCTTTTCAGGTGCCCAGCTGGTTCTGAGCCTGGTTTTTGGTGGGAACAGGGTTGGGGCATCTCCTCATCACACCACCCGGATGgacaagcaaataaaaataatccaaCAAATTTGAATACACTGTATTTATTCGTAACAGATTCTAAAGAATCTAGTGAGTCTATGTCAAGCCCATCGCATGACAAGTGATACAggtgtaggaaaaaaaagacatttaaaacaaacaaaacaacgaaaaaaaaaaagaaatcaagtgCCATTCAAGCTACTGGAATCTTCCAATTGCCCCCTCACAAGAGGCAGCACAGTATCACTGCAAGGTCTAGAAAAATTCAGGTTCAAGCCACTCACAAGagtcccagcacacacactccATAAATCCAAAGTGCAATCTCAATGGTAGATCGCCCTGTCGAGCTGTTGGCTGTAGGGGATCTGTTTGGACACCtcaaagggaaggagggaatcTCAGTTTAGTGTGTCTGTGGGTAGGAGCAGCCTGTAAAAAACATGCTACATGGCATCTATGTTCCATTtcaaacacaaggaaaaaaatctcaccttCCTCAAAGCCACAGGGGTGGCACAGTCAGGCTCCCAAGCGTGGCCCTGCGTGGGAAACGCCGAGCTCCCAGCATGgatggggctctgggggctgccctgaaggctgggctgggctcaggagGCACCAGAACCCGCACAGGGTCAGCGCCACTGCCCAGCtccggggcagggagcagagctgggctccagggatgcccagggccACCCCCACCCCTGACTCCCCGTCCGCaaacccccaccccaaaaaaggTACCAATCTGGCTATACACATTCCAAGGATCTAGTCTTTATTTCAATCTGCCCGGCTATTACAGTTTTgtcacaaaaacaaaaataaaccccaaaaaacacgaGTTAGTAAAGGTACTGGATAGGTCAGCAGCAGGAAGCCGCGGCGGTGTTCCCgagcagcatccctggggaatgcctgcctgctgcctgcccctGAAACCTGAGACTCTGGGGCTCGGCAGCCCAGGCACCTCCCGAAAAACCTCTGTGCTCCGGACACTCAACAGCTCCAGAGCCACACCAGAGCCAGACCCTCCAAACACCAGAGCGTCTGCTCAGAAGACATCGTTTCCCTAAGGCCAACTAACCTCACCCCTCCTTCTGCCCCCAGGCTCCATTTCTAGCTAGAGAATGAATTTCAAATGCTATCAGGGAAtcacagagctgggaatgggctgCTTTGGAGATGGGACCTGCCCAAGGGATGATCTCCAGCATGAAGAGGTCTGTCCACCTCCCTGGAGGCCACAGCGACAGCTGGAAATGACTGACCAGTGACCTGGATGCTTTGTGCTTCAAAGGACAAGCCTCACCTTCCCCATGGCCCAGCTGGCCTGTGGCTTTGTGCATTAAAATCACACTGcatgtcaaaaaaaaaataaaaaattggaaGAGCAGCATTTCAAATTCCCCTAGAGAAAAACAGGATTAggtctttggcagcctggggcaggCTCCTGGACAGATCATCTGCCTCACTACATTTTGGCACTGCAGACTTGGGAGCTTGAAGAAATCCAAGTGTAGGTCCCTGCTGCCTTTTTTCCAGCAAGCCCTGCACAGCATTTtccaccagtgctcccagtttcaGGCATTTCCAACCCCCCAGGTTAGGCAGCCCCACTTTGGCAGCTCTTGGCTCCAGCTGGTCCTTCACAGGGAGCAAGTCATGCCCAAACCCCTCAGCCACACAGAACCTGCTCTGGCCTCAGCCAGCATAAGAAATGATCTTGCGACCCTCCCACCCACGACAGAAACATTTTCCTCCTCAGACATTCCCCACTCGAGCTCTGGGCCATCAGCCCCCgcagaaaataataaagtttACAGTACAGTTGTGTTTATATTGTTACAGGCACTTAAACAGGATTCTTTGGTCCTTCAAAGGAATTAGCCACCCTGGCTTCTCTCGGCAGAAACCACAAGTTTGCAAACCCAGAACACCTCctgcactaaaaaaaaaacaaaccacaattCAGATCCATTTCAGGGCAGTGCAGCTCTACCTTAGCGTAATTCTACAGTCTCCCCTCACACACCCCACCCACCCCGTTGCCTCCACAATTCCATAAGGAGTCATTCCCATAACACTGCACTTCCCATCACAGTGTACAGCAGACAAGGCTCGTCCCAACAATCCCAGGAACGAGACACTCAAGCAAGAGTCCAGGAAGTTTCCTTTTGTTGCAGTTCTGGGAAGGTCGGTAGGTTCCATTTtgctcccccctccccaccctcccaacCCCCCAAGGCACGGAAATACCTTGGAGGACAGACCCTGGGGTTTGTCCTGGCTCAGTTACAGGGAAGCCACGTGGGGTAGGACTGATTGCAAGGCAGGAAGGGCTGCACGTGGGTCACGTAGTAGTTGAAGTTTATTTCGCTGACATAAGGGGCCGGCTGGTAGAAGCAGGTAACGTTTGTGACCGTGGGGATGATGTTCTGCTCAGCCAGGACCCTCACGGCCAGCATGGCAATGAGGTTCAGGGTCTGCCTCCTCTCGTGTCCCATGAGGCAGACCGTGCTCTCGTTGACCACCCTGTGCAGGGTCATCAAATAGTCATATCTGTTGCTCTCCATGCCCACGAAGTGGCTCTGCAGGTAACACTCCAGCTTCCGCAGCTGCTCGCCGATGTCAGAGAAGTCTATGAAGAACCTGGAGCACATGTACCTCTGCAGGGCCTTCATGTCCACCTCGGACTTGGGCTTGAAGCCCCTGACGAGGAGGTTGCAGTACTTGAGGAGCCCCCCGCCGCGGATCTCCTCGGGGTTGCGCGTGGCGATGACGCGGTGCCGCAGGTGCTCCATGGCCTCCTCGAAGTCCCCGTACATGCTCTCCCCGGTCACCGTGGGGTGGAAGTTCTCGGCCATGGGGTTCTCCGAGCACTCCCCGAAGAGCAGCAGCGAGTCCAGGATGATCTGGAAGGAGTCCACGCTGAACTCGAACTGGCGGCGCAGCGAGTCCACGAACTTGAGCTCCACGTTCTTGCCGCTGTTGTTGGAGAGCGAGATGAGGCTCCAGCGGTCGGTCTCGTTGCACACCTTCACCAGCTTCTGCACGTAGGCCTCCTTCAGGGTCATGGGCGTGATCTTGTCCTTGTTGACTCCTTCGGGGAGGAAGTCCAGCAGGCAGTCCATGACCACATCTTTCACCAGCTGGAAAACGTCCTCGTTCTTCAGATCCACGCCGAAGATGAGGTCCAGGTCCTTGTAGCCCAGGCCGCTGTCCTGGTGCAGGACGTGGCTGGCGGCGGAGCCGTTCAGCCTGACGTTGTGCACCGGGATTCCCTTCTTCTCCAGGCGGCTGCGGACAACCTGGGACAGAGACAGAGCCAGTGAGGGGCGggagggagcagcctgggggcagcaggagcactgccCGCGCTCACACAGGTCACTCCGGTGCAAGACAGTGAAACAAAAAGCTAATCCATCGGAAATAGGTCACTTTGGAAAGCATCCCGagtcctgccagcagctggggcGGCTCTCCTTCACTTATTCCCCGGCATTAGAGATCTCACTGCACATGGTCAGCTGCTCTGCTTCCAGTGCAGGGTTGCTCTCCCTGCCTTCCCCACTCTGGCCTGGAGGGCCTTCCTgaccccattttttggggtggtcTCTGCCCTCTACGTCCCCTCCGCGCTGCAGTGACCAAGCCAAGAGCAGCCGACCCCAAAGTGACCCCAAAGAGGAGGTGGCAGCACAGTCTGCAGCAGTCCCTGTGGATTTCATCAGGGTGCCTCACTCCTTTTAGCCATCCCTTCGGCCTGTCAGGATTCATTAAAGGCAAATCAAGATGCCAGAGCAGCTCAAAAGCCCCAGCCAGGCGTATGCAAGTTCATGTCCCAACTAGTAAGTGTATCCTAACAATTTCCAGTGTGTCAGAGCTTTGTGCTGAGCTTGGCGTGCTATCAAGCACAAGAGGCAGCTTTCATCTTACGGGTGTTACTCCGGTGATTTTAATGCTGCCTGCTCAGTCCTGGCACACCCAGCAGCCCCTCCAAAGCTTTGTTCATTTACTGGGAAGCTGAATCACCTGCCTGATTACTTAACAAGCAGGAGGCTAAAATAACCCCCAAGACCATAAAATAAACTATCTGGACACCAGCTTATAATTTGAGTTTAACTCATCTCAAAGATCCCAGGAAGATTAGGTTTGCACCTTCCAGCAGAAGCTCTCCCCACGTCTCATCCTGCTTTCGTGTTCCCCTCCggccatttcccatttcccagggaGTCCCAACCAGCCAGCCTAGGGCAAGGCCACAGCTTGAAAGAGCCGAAGCTTGGGACACAAATGGACAAATTGGATCATCAAGAGCCAGTCTGACTGGGCCCTTTCGCCCTGGGAGCCTGCCCTAGTTTGAGAGGCCCTACAAACTCTTGCATTTTGGCTGCCCAAAACGTGAATCTCAATTCCAAGCTGCATCACAAGGGCCAAACCCTCTTGGCTGCCCTGGGCCTGAGCAGTTCTGGGGGAGACCAGAAGCGTTGCAGTTCTGGTCCCAGCAGCAGTAAAGTGTTTGTTTGGAAGGAAGAACACACAAAAGGTCAGGGACTGCAGCAGGGAACCCTCATCACCTCCCAGACCCTCTGTGACCGCACCAAGGGCCACAGCAAGTTCTGCTGCCttcccaaaaacaccccagaaCAAAtcccctgctgcctgcacaccGGGAGGCTGTCAGGGCTCAGGAGGTGCTTCCCCTGTCTCCTGACACagccatccctgctgggctggaagggcAGCCAAGCCCGTGGTGACAGTCACATGCCAGGCACAGCGAaccaggggctgctcccctggcagccaggccACACCGGCCCAGCCAGGGAATGAAGCTGCTTtccagggcaggcagcctgAAAGGATGGATCTGCTCCTAGAGGACacacagggctgcagccccaaagggagcagccatcacccaggggagctgctggcctgccctgctgccccaaagggagcagccat of Zonotrichia albicollis isolate bZonAlb1 chromosome 20, bZonAlb1.hap1, whole genome shotgun sequence contains these proteins:
- the TENT5B gene encoding terminal nucleotidyltransferase 5B — encoded protein: MLEAAEGPAPGGAEQRGSRFSVLTWEQVQRLDQILGEAVPIHGRGNFPTLSVRPRTIVQVVRSRLEKKGIPVHNVRLNGSAASHVLHQDSGLGYKDLDLIFGVDLKNEDVFQLVKDVVMDCLLDFLPEGVNKDKITPMTLKEAYVQKLVKVCNETDRWSLISLSNNSGKNVELKFVDSLRRQFEFSVDSFQIILDSLLLFGECSENPMAENFHPTVTGESMYGDFEEAMEHLRHRVIATRNPEEIRGGGLLKYCNLLVRGFKPKSEVDMKALQRYMCSRFFIDFSDIGEQLRKLECYLQSHFVGMESNRYDYLMTLHRVVNESTVCLMGHERRQTLNLIAMLAVRVLAEQNIIPTVTNVTCFYQPAPYVSEINFNYYVTHVQPFLPCNQSYPTWLPCN